GCGGTAATCGAGCACGCGCATCCCGAATCGCCCTTCGATCTGCGAACCGAGTGGAAAGTTTACCGGCGGTTGCTCGGAGTACATCGACTCGTATTGGCGGATCGCGAGGCTCTTCTCCGGCACCCAGCCGAAATACTGCCCCTGCGCGAGCGCGAGGTATCCGCCTCCCTGCTGGGCCACGATCTTCACCGCAGCACCCTTGGGCAGAATCTTCTTGATCGCCTTTGGACCGTAGGCGATCGAGACTTCTTCGCTGGTCGTCGTCGTCATGTCCACGGGGATGCCGAAGAGCACGTCCCAGCGCGGGCGGGTGCGTTCGATCTCGTTCGCGAACCGAAAGTCGAGCGGGTCACGCGCCTCCATCGAGAGGACGCCGGTGATCGTCTTGGGCTTGAACTCGCGATAGATCGGGTCGAGGGCGCGGCCTTCGATGCGAAACGTGCGCCACGTGCCGGGTCGCCATGGGTCGTTGCTCGTCACCGCGGGTTCGAATCCGAGCCCCGGCGAGTGTTTTTCCAGACTCGGCTCGGTGCCGAAGTTGACGACGAGCTTCGAAAAGATTCCGGCGCGGAAGATCAGCCGTTCGCTGTTGTTGCGGATCGCGCCGCTCACCACGAGACGCACGCCCTTTTCGCGCGAGGTCGGCGCGCCGATGGGATTGATCGATGGATCGGCGAGGTAGCAGTTGTGGATGAGCACGGTGAATGGGTTTTCGAGCCCCGTGGGTCTGGGCGGCTCGGCTTCCGTTGTCGCGGACGTCCCCGGCAGCGGCATCGCCGGGGAGGGTGACGCGCTCTGGCTCGGAGTCGGCTCCGCGCTCGGGGGGGCGATCGGTTCGCGCGTGCAACCCGCCGCGAACGCCGCAAGGGCGAGCCCGGCGAGAATAGCGATGGACCTGTGCGCCCGTTTCAGTGGGTGTCCCTCCCCCAAGGACGAGCGCATGATAGCCCCCGAGGGGGAAAAGGCAAGTTTTCCCAAATGAATCGAGGGGTTGAAGAGGGTGGTCGAGGTAGAACGCCGTGCGCGAAGACGATGCAAACCCGCAGGTGGCGATTGAGGTCGCAACGAGTCGCAGTTATGGCAAAATAGTTCTTGCATCCGTGATCGCGACGTGAGATGATTCGGTCGATTTCGGATGACATTCCGCCGCGATCAACGGAAAGAAGGGTAATTCCATGACGTGTGCGAATTGGCTTTGCTATTCCTTGGTTCTCGTTCTTGCGTTCAGTTCAACAGCAATCGCCGCATCTCCGGAATCGATCTCCGTCGAAGAGGCTCAACCGGCCAGCGAGTCGGTAGCCGGCGCGAAAAACGCGCTTCTCGCGACCGATCCCGAGACGAATGTTGTGTGGGGTCGGTATTCCGGCCATCCGAAGATCGTCTCCGGCTTCACCCCCGTCGAGACCGACGGCGATTTTGACGGAGCGGTTCGACAATTTCTGAACGAGCATGCAGGTCTCTGGGGATTCGACGACGCGCGCAAAGGCGCGGATGAAGTGGATGCGGCTATAGGAGCCGGGGAGATCGTTTACGACTGCCGACGCGACGAGGTCGGCGTCCTCGAAGGACTGACCGAGAACGAGAAGATCGAACCGGTCTGTGCCGAGATCACGATCGTGACCTACCCGCAGTTCGTTCGCGGGCTGCGGTTCCGGAGCGGCAACCTCGCTGCCATCTTCGACTCGAAGGACCGCCTGATGGCGCTGCGTGGGGAGTTTCTCGGTCGGACCGAGGTCCCTGCGGTTCCTTGGGTGGATGAAGAGCAGGCTCTTGCGGTTGTCGAGGATCGGATCGATGTCGAGGGTACCGAAGCAACCGTTCTTTCGACCGATCTTGGTTACGCGTTCTTTGACGAGATCTTGCCGGTCTGGCGGATCGACGCTGTGGGGGGTTCGCAGGGACGCGATGTTTCCTACTTCGTGAACGCCGAAACCGGAGACCTGATCGGCGAGCGAAACAATGTCGACGGTTATATTGACGACACGTACGACGCCATCGCGCAAGGGTACAGCCTCGACAACGAGGCGGCGCACGTTTGCAACGAACCCGGTCTGCGGCAGCGCTGGGTGGATACAAGCTATCGATCCAGCTCCACTCAGTTTGCTTTTAACCCGGACGTTCACGTATACGATTTGCAATCCAGCACTTTGTATTACACTACACCAGACGATCAAGTGTTTGAATATACACCTAGAGGATCGAACAGCGGAACGATAATAAAAATGTTTAATTACAAATGTGTCTTAGATTATATTGGCGACGGTTGCAGGAACAGCGTAAATAGTGTTATTGGCAAAAACGATATCAACACGTGGACAGTTTTTCATCACATGCTCTATGTGATAAACTATTTTCGCTCCCTTGGGTTCACCGAAGAGGTCCAAGATAGCGGAGATTATCCGGATGGGCACAACCTGAATGTGATCGTCAACCGCAATTACGAGTGGAAAACTGACGAGCTTTGCGGGGAAGCGCCGAGATCGTGCTTTCGGGAGCGTGGATTCCCGAACACGTCAAGTTCTATTTATGATGATCTTTGGCCTGTGTTCTCCGTCGACCGTTACGTGGGCTGGCTTTGGAAGCCGACGATCGTCTTGTGGGGAAATGAAGTATATGAATCGAAGTCCGGCACTCACGGTCTGCATCGAACGGTTCGACACGGGGACATGTATCACGAATTTATTCACTACATTGAAAAATTGCATTTCGCTGATGACTATTGGGGAGGAAATTATAACAAAACGACGAGCTTCCTCTCGGAAGAGTCGAAGGCGTACAAAGAAGGTTTCGCCATGTACTTCGGAGCCTCGCTGGGCGGCGAGTCGGAATCGAATTTCTATATGTCCCAGCGCAGATGTCGCAGTGATTCGACGTTTCATTGGTCGGCGAGCCCCCATCAAGGAATTGCGGACGCGAACATGCAGTATTCCGAGTCTGCCCAGTGCTGCGGTGGTGAGTACGCATTGGGTCGGGTACTGGATCAGATACTGTGGGATTTGGAAGAAGGGATCGGAACGGGTGTCGATGAACTCGGAAAAAGCTACGTCCATCGGCTCGCGTACTTGACCATTGCCGAAGTATGGCATGCCCTCGTTCCGGCGCAGACGATGTACGATTTGTATCTGCAAATGGACGAAGTAGCGCATTACGACCTCGCGGGGGAGTGCCCCGTCGGTGCCGACTGCCGAGGATCGATCGAGGCGGCGTTCAATCGACATGGAGTCTGCACGAACCCGCCATGCCTCTATCTCGAACTGAACGAGATCTCGGGGATTTCCGGCGACGGCGTCAACGAAGGATGCCTGGACCTGACCTGTTTCTCCGGCGCACCCTACGATCCGACTAGCCAAGATACATTGGAAGAAACAGACTGCGAGGCCCGATACTGCCACACCCCGAGACCGGACTCACCGTACAACGAAGAATGCGATGGATTTAGCGGGGAGCGACGTGATGTCATCTGCTGTGAAACGGTCTGCGTTGACCCACAAGTCGACTCCTGCAACGGCGCGTTGACACCGACGCAGTGCGAAGCGCTCTGCGCGAACGATCTGTGGAGATGGGAGTATCGCGACTGTCTGACGGACAATGCGCGATTCAATGGGAGCAATTGCAGTGCTTGCGAGGTGTACAAATGAATTCACCGAAAGACATCTCGGTTTGGGTGTCGCTGATTCTTATCTTGTTGACTGCCGCGTGCAATGGGTCGAGCGAAGACGATGGGGGTAGTGATGATCAGTATCCCGACGACGATGATGACGGCTACGGCATTGACTTGATTGACGATGTCGGCGCCTTGTTGTTCGTGGGAGGATTCGTCTCTTATGCGCCGCAAACGCCATTGAGTTTATATTTGATCACGTCGGAAGAAGCCGAGTTGTTATCCACGCCGTTTGATTATATAATTGACCTGTCCTTTATTTCAACGAATTACGGTTGGGGAATTACAGACAAAGGCACTTTATTGGAGTATTTTAACGGAGAATGGGCAAAGTTCGATCCAGCGCCATGTAATGATGTCGAGGCTATTGAATTGTTTGGTATTCGAAGCGGCTTTGCGTTGTGTGACGATGGATTATTTGCGATGGAGTCAAATGGATGGATCACAAAATTATCTTTTACAGCCGACTCGGAAGGGATCTATCTTGGAATGCATTGTCTCGATGAAAGTGATTGCGTAATTTGGGATGCTCACGAAGTAAGTCGATTTGATGGAGAATCTGTTTTGGAAATTTTAAATTTTGGAGAAAATTTTTACGTTGAATCAGTGGAAATGCAAAATCACGATACAATATATCTCGTCGCGATTGTTGGAGAAGAAGAGTGGGCGGTAAGTAGGTATGAAGACGGAGAGTGGGTTTCTGAGGATCGCCCCCTGTTTGGATCGCACTTGTCTGATAGCCCGAATATTTCGCGAATTGACAACGAGACTGTCGTCGTTGCGTGGGAATCATATTATGATGAACCTCCCAGCTCGGTTCTATTGCGCGATGGATTTGACTACGCGATCAACACTGTTTGGCCCTGCCACTCTTACGAATTTTCGGATAGTGGTTCGGGGCGCGGATATTGCATAGCTTTCCCAGAGTACTACGGTGGAGAAATATATTACGTAGATGCAAAAAATATGTCAGCGGAAAAGATTTATGATGTAGAAAGCAGCGTAAATGTTGACGATGTAACGTATGACGTGACTTCCGTCAGAATTTCGACCTTCGATCTGGAGTGAACCTGGCGGCTGGGCCTGTCGCCATCGGTGGCTGCGCGCCGGTGAACCCGAGCCTGTACAAATTTTCCGCTCGTCCTTGACACCGCCCCGCCCTTGATCGAAGAAGGACGCGCGCCGCGCGGGCGCGGCTTTTTCGGGCTCGGGGCCGTCATGACACACATCGACGAATCGCGGGTTTTGCCTTACGGCGACAAGGCCGACGACGGGGCCGTGCAGCTTTCGTTCACGCTGCCGATCCCCTGCGACGCCCGCGCCCCGCACGCAGCCATGGCCCTCGCCTCGAAGATGGGCCTTCGCGAGGCGTCCGTCGTTCATGCGGCGGACCTCGGCGGCTATACATTTTTCATCGTCTACGCCCAGAGCCCGCACGCGGTGGACGTGACAACGCTGGACGTTCCGACGGTGAATGTCGAGGTTTGGGACCGCGAGACAATCGACCGGCTGATCGCCGAACGACTCGGCAGGCCGCTCGTGATGGTCGGCGCGTGCATCGGCGAAGACGCGCACACCGTGGGGATCGACGCGATCATGAACATGAAGGGATTCGCGGGCCACTACGGGCTGGAACGCTACCGCCAGATCGAGGCGACGAATCTCGGCGCGCAGGTCGCGCCGGAGCGGCTGCTCGACGAGGCGGTGCGGCGCGGGGCCGACGCGATCCTCGCTAGCCAGATCGTCACCGGAAACGACCTGCACCGGCTGAACCTGACGCGACTGGTGGAATTGGCCGAAGCGGCGGGGCTGCGCGAGCGGTTCCTGCTGATTTGCGGCGGACCGCGCATCGACCACATGCTCGCACTCGAACTGGGTTTCGACGCCGGGTTCGGGCGCGGCACCTACGCCGAACACGTCGCGTCGTTCGTATTGCAGCATCTGCTGAAGCGCGCGGGGACGTCGCCGGCTCCCGCCGCCTGAAATTTTCCTTTTGGAGAGTGCCATGTCGACGCGTTTGCCCCTGACCAACTCGATGCGCATGTACGAAGACGCGAAGCGCCTGATTCCCGGCGGCATGATGGGCATCCGCCGCCCGTACAACTTTGTGCCCGGTGAATACCCAATTTTCCTCGCGAGGGGGCAGGGCGGGCGCGTCACCGACGTCGACGGCAACGAGTATGTCGATTTCCTGTGCGCCTACGGGCCGATTATCCTCGGCTACCGCGAGGCCGAGGTGGACGACGCCGCGATCGACCATATCCGCGAAAACGGCTTCTGCTTTTCGCTTGTCCACGAGACGCAGAATACCCTGATCGAAACGCTGCGCCGCGTGATTCCATGTTGCGAGATGGGGTTCACGGTCAAAACGGGCTCCGACGCCACCACCGCAGCAATCCGCGTGGCGCGCGGATTTACCGGCAAGCTCAAGATCCTGCGTTGCGGGTATCACGGCTGGCACGACTGGTGCGTCGAGGTGCACGGCGGAGTGCCGCAAAAGCTCTACGAGGACACGCACGAGTTTGCCTACAACCGGCTCGACGAACTCGACGACCTGCTGAAGCGTCACGCGGGACAGGTCGCCGCGATCATCGTGACCCCGGTGGGGCACCCGCTCGCGCATCCGGTCGAAGCCCCCGCTCCGGGTTTTCTGGAGGGCGTGCGGGAACTGGCCAATCGCCACGAATGCGTGCTGATTTTCGACGAGATCCGCAGCGGATTCCGCGTGGCGATGGGCGGCGCGCAGGAGCGCTACGGCGTGACGCCGGACCTCGCCACCTTCGGCAAGGCGATGGCGAACGGCTGGCCAATCGCCGCGGTGGTGGGTCGCGCGGACGTCATGAGAGTCGTCGAGAAAGAGGTCTTCGTCTCGTCCACCTACTTCCCGAACAGCTCGGACATCGTGGCCGCGCTCAAAACGATCGAGATTCTGGAACGCGACCGCGTACTCGACGCGATCTGGTCGCGCGGCGAGGCGTTTTTGGCGCGGTTGCGCGCGGCGGTGGAGGCTTCGGGAGTGGATGCGCACGTGTCGGGCGTGCCGCCGATGCCGTTCATCACGTTCCCGACGAAACCCGACGGAACGCACAAGGATCAGCGCACGCGCTTTTACACCGAGGTCATCCGGCGGGGGGTCTTCCTGCAACCCTACCATCACGGGTACATTTGCTGGCGGCACACGCAGGCGGATCTGGATCAGGCGGTCGGCGCCGTGGAAGAGGCACTGGCCGAACTGCGGAGGAATTCTTGACGAAGGAACGGGCGCTGCCGCTTCTCATGCGGGGCACGGCGATCGCCATGGGCGCGTCGCTGGGGCTTTCGCACCTGTTTTTCCCGACGCGATACTTCAATCTCCTTGGGCAAACGAACTGGGACCCCGCCGATCCGTTTCACCGATTTCTCGCGCACGTCGTCGGCGTGCTGGTGCTAGCGCTGTGCGCGGGGATTTGGCACGCCGCTCGCGATCCGCGCCGCTATCGCCTCGTCATCGGGCAGTTCTTCATCGCGTCGGCGCTCATCTTGCCCGTGTACCTGTATCACTTGATTTTCACGGGCGCGATCGGCGGCATGGAGTGGTTCGTGCTTGTGGGCGTCGTCGCGCTCAATTACGGCTTCATCCGGCTCTATCCCGGCGCGGACTACAAGGGCTGAGCGCCCGCTCATGAGCAAATCGAAAAAACCGACGCCGGCGGTTCGGCCCGGCGACCGGATCGCGGTGCGTTTCGATGCCGTCGCGCACACCGGCGCGGCGAAGGGCACGCCGACCGATTCCGCCCTCGTGGGCCTTGTCGTCTTCTGCCCTGGCATGGCGCCGGGCGATGAGGCGGATGTCGTCGTGGTCTCGGCTGATGGTCGTTACATCGTCGCCACACCCGACGCCGATGCGCCCCGCCGCGGGGATTCGCCCTTGCGCGTCGAGGCGTCGTGCCCCGTCGCTTCGCGTTGCGGCGGTTGCGATTTCCAGCACATCGACATCGCGGCTCAGCGGGGCTTCAAGCGCGAGTTCGTCGAGTATCGATTGAAACGATCCGTCGCCGCGTTGCCCGAGATCGCAGACTGCGTCGCGTCGCCCGTCGCGCTTGACTATCGGCACCGGATCGACCTGCAAGTCGAGACGCACCGTGGCGACGTCTTGTTCGGCTTCATGGCGAAGGCGAGCAATGACCTTGTCACCATCGACGCCTGCCCGATCGCCGACCCGCGCATCGGCGAGCGGCTGGCATCGCTGCGTGCCGCATTGCGTGAACTGGCATTGGGGCGCGGCGCGCGTTTTCGCATGCGCGTCGTTGTCGACGAAATGTCCGGCGTGGTCATCGCGCTGCCCGCGGACGAGGACCAGCGCGAGACGCACTCCTGGGCGCTCGTGAACGACACGACGAGCGATGCCTGGCGGCGCATCGAACGCGTGCCCGAGTTTGCGTTCCCCGGCGACGGATACGAACTGCGTTACCCCCCCGCGTGTTTCACGCAGGTGAATCCCGGCGTGAATCGTTTGTTGATCGACGCCGTGCTGCGCGCGATCGCGCCGCGCGACGGGCTCGCGGTGCTGGAGCTGTACTGCGGCATCGGCAATTTCACCATCCCGCTGGCGCTCGCGGGAGCGTCGGTGGTGGGCGTGGAGTCGGACGGCGCGGCGGCCCGCTGCGCTCGCGCGAACGCGATGCGACTCGGGCTCGGTCGCGTCGAGATCCGCACACTCACGGCGCAGGGCGCGTGCGCACAGGCGCGGTCCCGGCGCGAACCCTTCGACGCGGTCCTCGCCGATCCGCCCCGCGCGGGGCTCGGCGAACGCACGGCCCGCGATCTCTGTGAAACGCGGCCCATGCGCATCGCGTACGTGTCGTGCGACCTGGACGCGCTCGCTGCGGACCTGAAAATTCTGGCGGGGCAGGGCTACCGGATTCGCGCGGTGACGCCCTTCGACATGTTCCCGCAGACGCGCCACGTCGAGGTGCTGGTCGAGCTCGGCCTCGTGTGAAGCCGAAAAACGATAAAAAAAAGTCGGCCGTTTGTGGCGACCGACTCTCCAGCGTGGCGGACTTCGATTCGGCGTTCATGGTCCGTTTTGCGAACGGAACCAATCCCGCCGACCTCGCCCCCACTCAAACTGTCAAAGACGTCATGCGAGCCGTTGTGCGCCCGCGTGATTACGCGCCCGTGTCCTCGCCGGTGTCGGTGCCGGTGTCCGTGCCGGTATCGGTCCCCGTGTCGGTTCCCGTGTCGCCGCCGGTCGTGGTGTCGCCGCCGGTGGCGTTGCTGCCGCCGGGGTCGCCCGAGTAGACATCGATCGAAACCTTGGCCTGCAGATTTTTGTAGGTCGCGACGACGATGGAGTAACCCTGCTTGCCCGTGGCGGAGAGCGTGGTGACGGCGATCCCGTCCACGTCCGTGGTGAGCGCAGTTTCGGCGAGGTCTCCGATCGTCGCGGTCATCACCACGCTCGCGCCTTCGATGGGCGCGCCGTCAGCCGCGTAGAGTTCGAGCAGAATTGTGATCGCGCCGCCGTCCATCACGTCGAGGTTGTCGGGCGTCGCCGACAGCACGAGCGTCTGCCCCGCGCCGTTCGTCGCCACCGCCGTCTCGTCGGTCATGAACTCGGCGTCCCCGCAGGCGATCGCCATCGACGTCGCGATGAGCAGCGCACCGATGAACGTCCGACTGGCTTTCAGACTGGTCATGTGACCCTCCACGGTCCGCAGCCCGATTGAGCAATCGACGTGCCAAGGATGTCAGCGGAGGCCGGAGAGGCTTAATAGTCAGTGATATTCAATAGTTACTGGCTCATATGTGGTGAAATACGACGCACAGCCGAATGCGGGAGAGGCGGCAAAATGGGTCGTGGCGGGCGCTCTAGAACGGGAAGAAAGTGCCGCGTCTACTTCTTCGCCGGCGTCTCCGGCGGGGCGGAAGCGGCGGAGTAAGCCGTGTCGATCATCTGTGCGTCGGAATCCCCGTCCGTGTAGACGTCGGCGTCGCGGTTCTTCTCGAACTTCGCGCGGATCACGCGACCAGCGTTCGACCCGTGGATGAAGCCGATGCCGAACTGGTTGCCCTGCGCGGTGAAATCATGGACGAGCGCGTCGTCGGACTCCCACAGGAACAGAAGACCGTTGACCTTGTTGTTGATCGAGCGCCCGCCGATCACCACGGCCTTCGGCGACGAACGCACCGAGATGCCCTGAAAGTCCGTGTCCGATACGCGCGGGTCGATGATCGTGCCCTCGGGGGCGTAGTAGAAAAAGATTCCGTGGCGAAGGCACCGTTCGACGGTGCACTCGGCGACCACGCACCCGCGCGCGCCGTCGATGTCGATGCCCGAATACGCGCCGCGCACCACAAACCCGCGCACCTCGGTATACGATGCGCGAATCCGAATCCCGACCTTGTCCGGCGTTGGGCCGGGCTTACCCTTTTTCGTCAGGTCGATGATCGGCGCAGGGCGCCCCGGCCATGCTCCGAGAAAGGTCGGCTGATTGAGCACCCCCGCTTTGTCCGGCGGCACATCCACGCTCTCGCGAAAGGGCTCCTGTTTGTCACCTGACGTCGCAAAGACGCGGTCGCCCGACGCGCCGGCGACGGCCTTGATCGCGCGGCCCATCGTTTTGAACGGTTTACTGAGCGTGCCGGGGTTTTTATCGCTACCCGCCGTCGCATCGACGTAAAACGAATTGCCCTGCTTTGCGGTGAGCGGCCTGCCGCGCGCGAGAAAGCGGTCGGGCCGACTCGCCTTGACGCGCGCGAGATACGGTTTGCGGATGGGGTCGTCCTTCGTAGCCAGCGCCTTCGCCGCAAGCAGAGCGTCGTCCCCGTTCGGTCCGTTGGCGATTTTTTCGAGAATCGCGAAAGTGTCCGTGACGTCATAGTTGCCGATGGCGTCGATGGCCGCTGCCCGCACGCGCACATCGGGGTCGGACATCGCCTTTTCCAGCGGCGCGATACTCGCGTAATCGCCGATGCGCCCGAGCGCCCAGGCGGCGGCCTCGCGCACCATCGGGCTGCGGTGCGATGTCACCACGCCGTTGAGGATCGGCATGGCCAATTTCACCCGGCGCACGCCGATCATGTATGCCGTCAGGCGTTTCTCGTGGTCCTTTTCGTCGTCGGGATCGCCGAAGATTTTGGCGTAGTCGGGGGTCTTCCAGTCGGCGACCGCGACGGCTTCCTGCGCCAACGCGGTTTGCGATCGGACGAAGTGCCCGGTCCCCGCGAGGGCGACCGCCGCGAGCAAGGCGAGGGCGAATCGGCGCGCAAGGCGGGTCGTCATGCGAACCCATGCTTCGCGAGGAATTCGCGTGTGACGCCGTCCGTCTCGCGTCCCTGCGCCGCATTCACCAGCTTCTCGACGTACTTTCCGATGATGTCGGCTTCGAGATTCACCGGTGAACCCTCGCGCAGATCGGAGAGCGTCGTCTGCGCGAGCGTGTGCGGGATGATGCCGACGGAAAAAGCCGATCCATCGCATGTGTTCACGGTCAGGCTGACGCCCTGCATCGCGATCGAGCCCTTGGGGATCAGATAGCGCGCGACCTCGGGTGGCGCTTCGACATGAAACACGACGAAGTCGGGCGAGCGTTCCACGCGGCTGACCTCGCCCACGCCGTCCACGTGCCCAGCCACCCAGTGTCCGCCGAGTCGGTCGCCGAGGCGCACCGCACGCTCCAGATTGATGCGGTGGCCCGCGCGCAGCTTGCCCGCGGTGGTCTTGGCTAGAGTTTCGCGACCGACATCAACCGAAAATCCATGAGCGCCGATCTCGACGACGGTCTGACAGTAGCCGTCGATGCTGATCGACTCACCCATCGCGAGTGTCTTCGCGTCGATCGCATTCGTGCGCACCGCAAGGCGCAGCCCGCTGCCGCGGCTCGCCGTGCTCTCGACCGTGCCGATATCCTCGATGAGTCCGGTGAACATCGTTGGTCCCTCAAGGCTTCGCGGTTACAACCCCGTCACGTCCGGAGCGATCCCGCCGCGCCGCACGTCGCCCTCGACCAGCACGTCGTCGCCCAGGCGCGAAACCTTGACGTCCGCAAGGCGCCATGCGTCGGCCACCTCGTCCACGCCGCGCCCGCCGATCACGCTCGGCGCGTCGCGCCCGCCGAAGATCTTCGGCGCGATCACGAGATGGATTCGGTCCACCACGTCGGCGTCGAGCGCCGCGGCCAGCATCGTCGCCCCGCCCTCGATCATCAGGCTCGCCACCTTCATCTCGCCCAGCGCGTTCATGAGGTCGCGAAAATCGATCTTCCCACCCTCGCCGGGCAGCATCAAGACCTCGCACCCGGCGTCGGTCAGGCGGCGGCGTTTTGCCTCGTCCGACGCTGCGGTCGTGGCGATGACCGTGATGCCCGGCAGTCCGCCCGAGACCACGCGAGCGTCTTCGCTGATCGAGAGACGCCCATCCACCACGATGCGCACAGGATGACGCACTCGCACGCCGTCGAGACGGCAGGTGAGTTGCGGATCGTCGTGGTGCACCGTGCCCGCGCCGACGAGAATCGCCTGATGGGTCCGGCGCAATTCGTGCGCGTAACGCAGCGACTCCTCCGAGCTGATCCAGCGGGAGGCGCCGGTGCGCGTGGCGATTTTGCCGTCGAGCGTCATGGCGGCCTTGATGATGACGTAAGGCCGGCGAGTGGTGATGTATTTGACGAATGCCGTGTTGATCGCGGCGCATTCCGCCTGCAGTACGCGCTCGGTGACGCCGACGCCGTTTTCGCGCAGATACCCGATGCCGCGGCCTGACACGCGCGGATTAGGGTCGATCATGCCGAGGAAAACATGCGCGATGCCCGCCGCGACGAGCGCCTCGACGCACGGCGGCGTGCGCCCGAAGTGCGCGCATGGCTCCAGCGTGACGATCATGGACGCGCCTGCGACGTCGTGGCCGGCGGCGCGGGCGGCGGCGATGGCGTTGATCTCGGCGTGCGGGCGTCCCACCTCCATGTGGTAGCCCTCGCCGATGATTTCTCCGTTCTTCGCGAGGACCGCGCCGACGAGCGGGTTGGGGTGCACGAAGCCCTCGCCCAGGCGCGCGAGGGCGATCGCCCGACGCATGAGGGCTTCGACGTCGATGGCGGGGGCGTTCATCCGGCCTTCTTGCGGCCCTTGGCGCTTGGAGCGGATTTCGCTTTCGCGGGTGCCGGAGCATCCTTGGACTTGCGCGGTGCGGGGGCGTCCTTGGCCTTGCGCAGGCGGTGGATGACCTTTTCGAAGTCGTCCGCCGCGTTGAAGACCATATAGACGGACGCGAAACGCACGTAGGCGACGTCGCTGAGCGCGCGAAGTTCGGACATCACCTGATCGCCGATGACGCGCGTGCTCACCTCTTTTTCGCCCATGTCGCACACGCGGCGCTCGACGCGGTACACCACCTCTTCGACCTGCTCGACGCTGACCGGCAGCTTTTCGCAAGCACGGCGCACGCCCGCGAGAATCTTGTCGCGGTCGAAGTCCTCGCGTCGCCCGTCCTTTTTCACCACGGCGGGGTGCATGTCGCCGACGCGCTCGTAGGTCGTGAAGCGCCGCCCGCACTTGGAGCATTTCCGCCGCCGGCGCACCACGTTGTTGCCCTCGCGGAACCGCGAATCCATCACCCGGTTGT
This DNA window, taken from Deltaproteobacteria bacterium, encodes the following:
- a CDS encoding PepSY domain-containing protein, with the protein product MVLVLAFSSTAIAASPESISVEEAQPASESVAGAKNALLATDPETNVVWGRYSGHPKIVSGFTPVETDGDFDGAVRQFLNEHAGLWGFDDARKGADEVDAAIGAGEIVYDCRRDEVGVLEGLTENEKIEPVCAEITIVTYPQFVRGLRFRSGNLAAIFDSKDRLMALRGEFLGRTEVPAVPWVDEEQALAVVEDRIDVEGTEATVLSTDLGYAFFDEILPVWRIDAVGGSQGRDVSYFVNAETGDLIGERNNVDGYIDDTYDAIAQGYSLDNEAAHVCNEPGLRQRWVDTSYRSSSTQFAFNPDVHVYDLQSSTLYYTTPDDQVFEYTPRGSNSGTIIKMFNYKCVLDYIGDGCRNSVNSVIGKNDINTWTVFHHMLYVINYFRSLGFTEEVQDSGDYPDGHNLNVIVNRNYEWKTDELCGEAPRSCFRERGFPNTSSSIYDDLWPVFSVDRYVGWLWKPTIVLWGNEVYESKSGTHGLHRTVRHGDMYHEFIHYIEKLHFADDYWGGNYNKTTSFLSEESKAYKEGFAMYFGASLGGESESNFYMSQRRCRSDSTFHWSASPHQGIADANMQYSESAQCCGGEYALGRVLDQILWDLEEGIGTGVDELGKSYVHRLAYLTIAEVWHALVPAQTMYDLYLQMDEVAHYDLAGECPVGADCRGSIEAAFNRHGVCTNPPCLYLELNEISGISGDGVNEGCLDLTCFSGAPYDPTSQDTLEETDCEARYCHTPRPDSPYNEECDGFSGERRDVICCETVCVDPQVDSCNGALTPTQCEALCANDLWRWEYRDCLTDNARFNGSNCSACEVYK
- a CDS encoding cobalamin-dependent protein (Presence of a B(12) (cobalamin)-binding domain implies dependence on cobalamin itself, in one of its several forms, or in some unusual lineages, dependence on a cobalamin-like analog.) — protein: MTHIDESRVLPYGDKADDGAVQLSFTLPIPCDARAPHAAMALASKMGLREASVVHAADLGGYTFFIVYAQSPHAVDVTTLDVPTVNVEVWDRETIDRLIAERLGRPLVMVGACIGEDAHTVGIDAIMNMKGFAGHYGLERYRQIEATNLGAQVAPERLLDEAVRRGADAILASQIVTGNDLHRLNLTRLVELAEAAGLRERFLLICGGPRIDHMLALELGFDAGFGRGTYAEHVASFVLQHLLKRAGTSPAPAA
- a CDS encoding aminotransferase class III-fold pyridoxal phosphate-dependent enzyme; amino-acid sequence: MSTRLPLTNSMRMYEDAKRLIPGGMMGIRRPYNFVPGEYPIFLARGQGGRVTDVDGNEYVDFLCAYGPIILGYREAEVDDAAIDHIRENGFCFSLVHETQNTLIETLRRVIPCCEMGFTVKTGSDATTAAIRVARGFTGKLKILRCGYHGWHDWCVEVHGGVPQKLYEDTHEFAYNRLDELDDLLKRHAGQVAAIIVTPVGHPLAHPVEAPAPGFLEGVRELANRHECVLIFDEIRSGFRVAMGGAQERYGVTPDLATFGKAMANGWPIAAVVGRADVMRVVEKEVFVSSTYFPNSSDIVAALKTIEILERDRVLDAIWSRGEAFLARLRAAVEASGVDAHVSGVPPMPFITFPTKPDGTHKDQRTRFYTEVIRRGVFLQPYHHGYICWRHTQADLDQAVGAVEEALAELRRNS
- a CDS encoding class I SAM-dependent RNA methyltransferase, encoding MSKSKKPTPAVRPGDRIAVRFDAVAHTGAAKGTPTDSALVGLVVFCPGMAPGDEADVVVVSADGRYIVATPDADAPRRGDSPLRVEASCPVASRCGGCDFQHIDIAAQRGFKREFVEYRLKRSVAALPEIADCVASPVALDYRHRIDLQVETHRGDVLFGFMAKASNDLVTIDACPIADPRIGERLASLRAALRELALGRGARFRMRVVVDEMSGVVIALPADEDQRETHSWALVNDTTSDAWRRIERVPEFAFPGDGYELRYPPACFTQVNPGVNRLLIDAVLRAIAPRDGLAVLELYCGIGNFTIPLALAGASVVGVESDGAAARCARANAMRLGLGRVEIRTLTAQGACAQARSRREPFDAVLADPPRAGLGERTARDLCETRPMRIAYVSCDLDALAADLKILAGQGYRIRAVTPFDMFPQTRHVEVLVELGLV
- a CDS encoding HEAT repeat domain-containing protein, encoding MTTRLARRFALALLAAVALAGTGHFVRSQTALAQEAVAVADWKTPDYAKIFGDPDDEKDHEKRLTAYMIGVRRVKLAMPILNGVVTSHRSPMVREAAAWALGRIGDYASIAPLEKAMSDPDVRVRAAAIDAIGNYDVTDTFAILEKIANGPNGDDALLAAKALATKDDPIRKPYLARVKASRPDRFLARGRPLTAKQGNSFYVDATAGSDKNPGTLSKPFKTMGRAIKAVAGASGDRVFATSGDKQEPFRESVDVPPDKAGVLNQPTFLGAWPGRPAPIIDLTKKGKPGPTPDKVGIRIRASYTEVRGFVVRGAYSGIDIDGARGCVVAECTVERCLRHGIFFYYAPEGTIIDPRVSDTDFQGISVRSSPKAVVIGGRSINNKVNGLLFLWESDDALVHDFTAQGNQFGIGFIHGSNAGRVIRAKFEKNRDADVYTDGDSDAQMIDTAYSAASAPPETPAKK